The Macellibacteroides fermentans genome includes the window GTGGGGAAATGGGTGAATGTTACCGGCGACGAGGGCCATGTGCCTGTGGATACCGATTTCAGCATGGAGTTTCTTTCTGATGGTACGGTGCTGTATCACGATGATCTGATGACCCTGACTGCCAGGCCTTCGAAGTACGAGATTGCAGGGAAGTTCCTGTACCTGTACTATGCAAACGGAGCCGGTGCCGACGAGCCTGCGGATGTGTTTATCTTTCATTTCTCCGACGATTTTAACCGGTTGGAGCTTAAAAATGTGCTTTCGTCCATGCTTGAACCTATGGTGTTCAAGCGTTTGAAATAAAAATTGCGGATTTCCTGACAGAGGGTCTGTGTCTGCTTTAACGTGGATGCGGACCCTTTTTTTTGCAATCTGACAAAGATTCAGTTTTTAAAAGGAATTTTAGTAGTACGAACTGCCTTATTAGAAATAAAATAGCTATTTTTGTGCTTCAAAACAATAAAGTAAATAGTTAGGTAAGATGTCTGCAACGAAAAAAATCAAACGCGCACTGGTATCGGTATACCATAAGGAGGGATTGGATGAAATTTTAACAAAGCTTCACCGTGAGGGCGTTAGCTTTGTTTCTACGGGAGGAACGCAAACTTTTATTGAATCTTTGGGAATTCCCTGCGATGCGGTGGAAGACCTTACGGGGTATCCGTCTATTTTGGGTGGCCGTGTTAAAACATTGCACCCCAAGGTTTTTGGTGGTATCCTGACCCGCAGGGATAATCCTACGGATAACGAACAGATTGCGCAGTACGAAATACCTGAGATAGACCTGGTGATTGTTGACCTATATCCTTTCGAGGATACAGTGGCTTCGGGGGCCGAAGATCAGGCAATTATTGAAAAGATTGATATAGGTGGCATTTCGCTGATTCGCGCTGCTGCTAAAAATTATAAGGATGTGGTGATTGTGGCTTCCAAAGCGCAGTACAAACCACTTTTACAGTTACTGGACGAGCAGGGTGCGCTTACCTCCCTGGAAGACCGCCGTTGGTTTGCCAAGGAGGCCTTCATGGTTTCGTCTGGTTACGACAGTGCGATTTTCTCTTACTTCGACGGGGGCGAGGGTTCTGCCTTCCGCTGTGCAGTAAACGATGCCAAGGTGCTTCGTTATGGCGAGAATCCGCATCAGAAGGGCTTGTTCTATGGGAACTTCGAAGCGATGTTCGAACAGCTGCAGGGTAAGGAGATTTCGTATAATAACTTGTTGGATATTGATGCTGCCGTAACGCTGATCAATGAGTTTAACGAACTTACATTCGCCATCCTGAAGCACAACAACGCCTGTGGTATCGCATCGCGCAGCACTGTGCTGGAAGCCTGGAAGGATGCACTTGCCGGCGATCCGGTTTCTGCCTTTGGCGGTATCCTGATTACCAACGGCGTGATTAATAAAGAGGCTGCCGAAGAGATCAACAAGATTTTCTTCGAAGTGATTATCGCTCCGGATTACGATACGGATGCGCTTGAAGTGTTGATGCAAAAGAAAAACCGGATTATCCTGATCCGTAAAAATACGAAGACAGCCGATGTTCAGTTCCGTTCGTTGTTGAATGGTGTACTGGTGCAGGACAAGGACCTGAGCATTCAGACGGCTGCCGATCTGGAAGCGATGACAGACAAACAGCCTACATCGGCCGAAGTGGATGATTTGTTGTTTGCCAACAAGTTGGTGAAGAACAGTAAGTCTAACGCCATCACCCTGGTTAAGAACAAGCAGTTGTGCGCCAGCGGTATCGGTCAGACTTCGCGTGTGGATGCTCTGAAGCAGGCCATCGAAAAGGCGGCCAGCTTTAACTTCGACCTGAAGGGTGCTGTTATGGCTTCGGATGCTTTCTTCCCTTTCCCCGATTGCGTGGAAATTGCAGATCAGGCGGGTATTACCGCGGTAATTCAACCGGGTGGTTCAATCAATGACAAGTTGTCTGTGGCTTATTGCAACGAGCATGGATTGGCTATGGTTAAGACGGGGGTTCGTCACTTCAAACATTAATGTTTTAAATTAGCAGAAACAATGGGATTATTTTCTTTCACACAAGAGATAGCAATGGACCTTGGAACGGCCAACACGATTATTATCTGCAATGGTAAGATTGTGGTGGACGAACCTTCGGTAGTTGCCCTGGACCGCCGTACCGACAAGGTGCTGGCTGTAGGGGAAAAGGCACGTCAGATGCATGGTAAGACCCACGAGAACATCCGGACCATCCGTCCGCTTCGCGACGGGGTGATTGCCGACTTCTATGCGGCCGAGCAGATGATTCGCGGCATGATTAAGATGATAAACCCCAAAAGCCGTTGGTTTACGCCTTCGCTGCGGATGGTGGTTTGTATTCCTTCGGGTAGTACCGAAGTGGAATTGCGTGCTGTACGCGACTCTGCCGAGCATGCCGGAGGTCGAGATGTATACATGATTTACGAACCGATGGCTGCGGCAATCGGTATCGGTATCGATGTGGAAGCGCCCGAGGGTAACATGATTGTGGATATAGGTGGAGGTACTACCGAAATTGCGGTTATTTCGCTGGGCGGAATTGTTTCCAACAAGTCGATCCGTATTGCCGGAGACGACCTTACGGCCGACATCATGGAGTACATGCGCAGACAGCACAACGTGAAGGTGGGCGAACGAACGGCCGAACAGATTAAGATAAATGTAGGTTCGTCGCTTACTTCGCTGGAGAATCCTCCCCAGGACTTTATTGTGCATGGTCCCAATCAGATGACGGCTCTTCCGATGGAGGTGCCCGTATCTTACCAGGAGATTGCCCACTGTCTGGAAAAATCTTTTTCCAAGATGGAGGCGGCTATCCTGAGTGCATTGGAGCAGACTCCCCCCGAATTGTATGCCGATATTGTTCGTAACGGTATTTACCTGGCCGGTGGTGGTGCCCTGATGCGTGGATTGGATAAGCGTCTGACCGATAAGATCGGTATCGCGTTCCATGTGGCGGAAGATCCGTTGCACGCTGTCGCGAAAGGAACCGGGGTGGCTCTGAAGAATATTGATAAGTTTAATTTCCTTATCCGATAATAAGTAATCCCCCGGGCGGTTGTCCGGGGGATCCTTTTAATTAGTAGCTATGCGGAAACTGCTTGATTTCCTGATTAGAAAAAGACATTGGTTTTTATTCCTTTTGCTGGAGATTGTATCGCTGGTGCTGGTGTATCGCAGCAACGCGTATCAGCGCAACATACTCTTTAGCTCCGGTAATGTGATTACCGGGAAAATAGCTTCCGTAACAGGTGCTGTAAATACGTACCTGAGTCTGCGTGATATTAACAAAGACCTGATGGAGCGTAACGGCCTGCTGGAGATGGAGCTGCTTCGCGTACAGGACCAGATGGATGGATTGCTTGCCGATACGGTGGCTTTCCGTGGTTTCACCCCCGACTCGACGGAGGTGTTTGATTTCGACTTTATTAGTGCGGAGGTGGTGAGCAACAGCATCTCGTCGCAATTCAATTATATTACGGTAAACAAGGGTAAAGCAGATGGTATCGCACCGGATATGGGGGTGGTTTCCTCCAAAGGTGTGGTGGGCATTGTTTCGGTGGTGAGCGATCATTATGCGGTGATCCTGCCGGTGCTTAATCCTAAATTCCGACTTAGCTGCAAGGTGTTGCGCAGCAATAATTTCGGGTCGTTAACCTGGAACGGACGTGATCCGCGGATGGCCGACCTGGAGGAGCTGCCCCGTCACGTGGTATTCCAGAAAGGGGATACGGTGGTAACCAGCGGGTATTCCGCTATCTTCCCTTCGGGGATACGGGTGGGTACCATCGCGGCGCACAAGAAGCAGCGCGACGATAATTTCTATACGCTGGAAGTGTTGCTGGCAACAGATTTTACATCGTTGCAGCATGTGCGTATCATAAATAATAAAAGGCAGAAAGAACAAATAGAAGTAGAACAAGAGGCGAAACGAAATGATTAATAATATACTGAGAGGTACGTTTTATTTTGTTGTGTTTGCATTGATTCAGATTTTTGTACTGAACAACATTCACTTCCTGCGCATTGCAACGCCTTTCCTGTACCTGTATTTTATATTGAAGTTGCCGGTGGGTACCTCCCGCTCGCTGGTTGTTTTCTTTTCCTTTTTAATGGGATTGGTGATCGATCTGTTTGCCAATACGCCGGGTATGCATGCTGCGGCCTGTACCCTGGTGGGTTTCTTGCGTGCTCCGCTTATCAATGTGATGATGGGGAACGAGCTGCCCGAAGGTGTTTATCCCTCTTTCAAGGTGTTTGGCTACGGTGGTTTTTTCCGTTTTTCGTTGTTTATCACCATATTGCATCATGTGGCTCTGTTCAGTATCGAGTCGCTCACCTTTTTTGATCCGCTCTTCATGCTGCTGCGTATCGTGGCCAGTGCGGCGCTTACGGTGCTGGTGATTTTTATCGTTGAGGCGTTTAATATCGAATCGCACAGGATAGATGGCTAACAGGGTGTACAATGAGGAGAACAGGCAGTATGTGATTGGCGGGGCGGTTGTCTTGCTGGTTGTTATTTTTATTGCCCGTCTGTTCTATCTGCAGGTGCTGGATAACGATTACAAGGCGTGGGCCGATAGTAATGCGTTTCTTAAAAAGACATTGTATCCGTCTCGGGGGATGTTGTACGACCGTAACGGAAAGTTACTGGTGTATAACCAGCCTGCCTACGACGTGATGCTGATTATGCGCGAGATTCAGCCTTTTGATACAACCGACCTGTGTGATATATTGGGCATAACCAAGGCTCAGTTTATCAAACGGATGGGCGACATCAAAAACCGGAAACTTAATCCGGGTTACTCGTCGTATGTGCCTCAGGTGTTTATGAATCAGCTTTCGGCACAGGAGTACGGTGTGTTGCAGGAGAAGTTATATAAGTTTCCGGGTTTTTATATCCAGAACCGTACCATCCGCCAGTATCAGTATCCTTATGCCGCCCATGTGTTGGGTAACATAGGAGAGGTGAACCAGCGGGATATCCAGAAAGATCCCTACTATGTGCAGGGCGACTATTCGGGCCGCACGGGGGTTGAGAAGTTTTACGAAGAGATACTGCGTGGCGAGAAAGGGGTGGAGATTCTGCTCCGCGATGCCCACGGCAGGATAAAAGGCCGTTACGAAGAGGGCAAACACGATGTGGTGCCTCAATCGGGTAAAAACCTTACCTTGGCCATTGATATGGATTTACAGGCCTACGGCGAAAAGCTGATGCAGAATAAGCTGGGCGGGATCGTGGTGATCGAGCCCGAAACGGGCGAGATATTGGCCATGGTGTCGGCTCCTACGTTCGATCCTTCCATGTTGGTGGGACGTATGCGCGGTAAGAATCATCAGTTGCTGGAGAAGGATCCCAACAAACCTTTGTTCGATCGCCCTATCATGGCCTACTACCCGCCGGGTTCGACCTTTAAACCGGTACAGGGACTTGTTTTCCTGCAGGAGGGTATCATTTCGCCGCAAACCATGTACACCTGTTATCACGGATATCCGTTGCGGGGGGGCAAGCCTGCTTGTCACGGTCACGCTTCGCCTCTTAACCTGGTGTCTGCCCTGGCTACCTCGTGCAACGCCTATTTTTGCTGGGGGTTGCACGATATGCTGGACAGCCGCAAGCGTTATCCCAGCATTCAGGAGGCTTTCGAGGTTTGGAAGAACCACGTGGTTTCCATGGGATACGGGTATAAGCTGGGTATCGATTTACCGGGAGAGAAGCGGGGGTACATTCCCAATAGTCAGGTTTACGACAAGATTTACCGCAAGCGCTGGAACTCCAGCACGATTATATCTACAGCCATCGGTCAGGGTGAAATTACCTCTACTCCGTTGCAGATTGCCAATCTGGCAGCTACCATCGCCAACCGGGGGTATTTCTTTACGCCCCACGTGGTAAAGAAGATTGAAGATATGCCGCTGGATACCTTGTATACAAAGAAAAGAAAGACCTCTATCGATTCGCATTATTACGATTATATTGTCGAGGGGATGGCACAGGCGGTTTCCGGCGGAACCTGCCGGGGTACTTATATGCCTGATATCGAGGTTTGTGGTAAGACGGGTACGGCCGAGAATCCACATGGAAAGGACCACTCCATCTTTATGGGGTTTGCTCCGAAGGATAATCCGCGGATTGCCGTGGCCGTGTTTATCGAGAATGCTGGTTTTGGAGCAACTTATGCGGTTCCTATCGCGAAGTTGATGTTCGAGAAGTACCTGCGGGGAGAGATTCCGGAAGCAAGCAAGGCTACGGAAGAGTTTATTGTTAATTCAGTTATAATGCCGGGAAATGCCTTATAGAAAAATAGATACATGGAGGTCGGTCGACTGGTTTACCATCGCTTTGTATGTGATTATGATCATCATGGGGTGGATAAGTATCTGCGGTGCCAGTTACGAGTTCGATAATACGGGACTGTTCAGCCTGGACGGTCGTGCCGGGTCGCAGCTTATGTGGGCCGGGATGGCTGTGGGACTTATTTTTGTGATCCTGATGCTGGAGAGTGATTTCTACGATATTTTTGCCTATATCTTTTATATAGGTATGATTTTACTGCTTATCGCCACCATTTTTCTGGCTCCCGACATCAAGGGTTCGCGTTCCTGGCTGGTGCTGGGGCCCATCCGCTTGCAGCCGGCCGAGTTTGCCAAGTTTGCCACGGCACTGGCGGTGGCAAAGCTTATGAGTTCCTACGGGTTTACGCTTTCCAATGTCCGCAATTTTGCACTTACCCTGGGGCTGATCTTGCTGCCTATGTTGCTGATTATGATGCAGAAGGAGACGGGTTCGGCGTTGGTGTACCTGGCCTTCTTTTTGGTGTTGTATCGCGAGGGTATGTCCGGCTACATCTTGCTTACAGGTGTTTGTGCAGTGGTGTTCTTTGTTACTTCCATGAAGTTTTCGGATGTGTTGTGGGGCATTACGCCTTTGGGACAGTTTCTGGTGTTTCTGATGGTGTTGCTTATTACGCCTTTCCTGGTACAGGTTTTGCGCAGGGACGGTCTGGTGGTGAAGGTGATTCTGATAACGGTGGGGACTGCCTTTCTGATCGGTTACCTGGTTAATTTCTTTGTTCCGGTTAATTTCCTCTGGATTGCCTGGGGGCTGATGGCTGCTTTGGTGATTTACCTTGTTTATCTTTCCCTTAGGGGGTGGGTACGGCAGTATGCGATGATTGCTTTGTTTGCCGTGGGTTCTGTAGGGTTTCTTTATTCGGTGGATTATGTGTTCGACGAGATTATGGAACCGCATCAACAGATTCGTATCAAGGTGTCACTGGGTTTGGAAGACGATCCCAGTGGTGCGGGGTATAATGTGAATCAGTCCAAGATTGCCATCGGTTCCGGTGGATTTTCCGGTAAGGGATTCCTGAATGGGACGCAGACCAAATTAAAGTATGTACCCGAACAGGATACGGATTTTATTTTCTGTACGGTGGGTGAGGAGCAGGGCTTTGTAGGGGCGGCATTGGTGGTGATCTTGTTTGGGGTCTTTATCTTGCGCCTGATCACTCTGGCCGAGCGGCAACACGGCACGTTCCAGCGTATTTACGGGTATTCCGTGGCTTCCATCTTTTTCTTCCACGTGGCTATTAATATAGGAATGGTAACGGGACTTACTCCGGTTATCGGAATTCCGCTACCATTCTTTAGTTATGGAGGTTCCTCCCTGTGGGGATTTACCATCTTGCTGTTTATCTTCCTGCGTATGGATGCTGCCCGTAACGAGCGGCTCTGATTACTGCGACTGTATCACGCGCATGCCTATCTCCTGGATGCCGGGAAGCGAGTCGTTTCGCATGCCCTGGCGGATACTGAAGGTGTACTGCCCCGTATGGGAGAAGGTATACCTTTTTCGCAGGGGAAAGCTGGACTGAAACAGGGAAATTCCCTTACCATGCCATTTTCCGCGGTTATCTGCCAGCATGCATTGCAACGTATCCCGCTTTAGCGGACCGATGGGTTGTTCTTCACTATAAAATACCCATAGGTCTTGAAAGGGATACAGGTTGTTGTTCCTTATCTCGAGGGTTACATCGTATGGCACACTGATATCGCTCACCTGAAATGAGAAATAGTATTCTTTATTCTTCTCCCATACCGCATTTTCAATGGGCTGGTACTGGTCGTACAGAGCCGGTTGCGTACAGGAGAAGAACAGAGTGGCCAACAGGCAAATCAACAGGTAGTTACGCTTCGGGCGTTGGTCCGGGGTTGTTTCCGCTTTGCGCATTGTCATTGTTTCTGGACTTATCACCTTTGTTACGCTGTCTGTTTTTACGTTTGTTGCGGGGGTTGCCTCCTTCACGCGGTGCATTGTTATCACGAGGTGATGCATTGTTCTCACGCGGTTTTGCATTGTCGCGTACCGGATTTTCTTTGTTATCTTTCCCCTCGGGCTGATTGCTTTCGCGAGCTTCCCGTTGCACGTTATCGCGTGGATTGGCATCGCGGTTCCCGTTTTCGCGGTTGGGTCGGTTGGGCCTTTCGCGGTTGTCACGTGGATTGCGGTTATCGCGGTCGCGGTTTTGTTCGCGGTCGGGTTTGTTCCCTTCAGACTTGTTGCTTTCGGGTCTATTGCCTTCGTTTGGGTTGCCTGCCTTTTTGACTGGCGACTGGTTGTCGGTTACCGGTGTTACTTTCTTAACAAGCGAATCGCCTTCTGCAGAGGCTTTTACGGGCCCTTGCTCTCTGTCGCCACCTTCGTTGGGACGCTTCTTTTTCTTCTTCTTTACGGTGTTGTCGAAACGGGTTAAGCTTTCCTGTCCCAATATATCCTGTGCATCTCTCTTAGGTGCTTCGGGCTTGGTTTCGCCTTCCAGGTTTACGGGTTTATTACCCCTTTTGTTCATTCCGATGATATCAAAGGCCCTGTCGGCCGAAATCGTTACCAGGTTGGCTGCAAACGATCTGTCGGTAGAGTAGGTGATTTCTCTCTTGAATATATCGGTCTTGAAATGGTAGTAATTGCTGTCTTTTGTTTCAAGTACCACTTCGCGTGAAGGGAGTCTTTTTTGTGCTTCCACATAGGAATCCACTTCGTAGTTGATGCAGCACTTAAGCTTGGCACATTGACCGGCCAGCTTTTGCGGATTCATGGATATATCCTGATAGCGGGCCGCACCCGTGGCAACGGATACAAAGCTGGTCATCCAGCTGGAACAGCAAAGTTCGCGGCCGCAGGGACCGATTCCTCCGATTCGTCCGGCTTCCTGACGGGCACCGATCTGTTTCATCTCGATGCGTACGCGGAAGGCATCGGCCAATACTTTGATAAGCTGACGGAAGTCCACGCGCTCGTCGGCTATGTAATAGAAAATGGCCTTGTTGCCGTCTCCCTGGTATTCCACATCGCCAATCTTCATATTCAGGCCAAGCTCGGTAGCAATTTGCCGCGAACGGATCATGGTGGCATGTTCCTTGGCTTTGGCCTCTTCAAACTTCTCTATATCATTGGGTTTAGCCTTGCGGTAAACCTTCTTTACCTCGGTCCCTTCGGTACGTGCATTGTTCTTTTTCATTTGAAGCAGAACAAGTTTGCCGGTTAGGGTTACAGTGCCGATATCGTGACCGGGACTGGCTTCTACGGCTACCACATCTCCCTTTTCCAACGGGATTTTTGTGTTGTTGAGGTAGTAACCTTTACGGGTGTTCTTAAATTGAACCTCTACATAGTCGGTGGCATTGGCCGCATCGGGTACGTCGCATAGCCAGTCGTATGTATTAAGTTTGGTATCTTGTTTCTTGCTGCAGCCCTTGGAGTTCATGCAGCAACCTCCTTTATTTAGTTTAAAATCCATTTTTTTTACTGTATAATATATGTAGTTATGCAAAAATAGCTATTTATTCTTACACTTTTGTAAAAGGATA containing:
- a CDS encoding rod shape-determining protein, which produces MGLFSFTQEIAMDLGTANTIIICNGKIVVDEPSVVALDRRTDKVLAVGEKARQMHGKTHENIRTIRPLRDGVIADFYAAEQMIRGMIKMINPKSRWFTPSLRMVVCIPSGSTEVELRAVRDSAEHAGGRDVYMIYEPMAAAIGIGIDVEAPEGNMIVDIGGGTTEIAVISLGGIVSNKSIRIAGDDLTADIMEYMRRQHNVKVGERTAEQIKINVGSSLTSLENPPQDFIVHGPNQMTALPMEVPVSYQEIAHCLEKSFSKMEAAILSALEQTPPELYADIVRNGIYLAGGGALMRGLDKRLTDKIGIAFHVAEDPLHAVAKGTGVALKNIDKFNFLIR
- the ricT gene encoding regulatory iron-sulfur-containing complex subunit RicT gives rise to the protein MDFKLNKGGCCMNSKGCSKKQDTKLNTYDWLCDVPDAANATDYVEVQFKNTRKGYYLNNTKIPLEKGDVVAVEASPGHDIGTVTLTGKLVLLQMKKNNARTEGTEVKKVYRKAKPNDIEKFEEAKAKEHATMIRSRQIATELGLNMKIGDVEYQGDGNKAIFYYIADERVDFRQLIKVLADAFRVRIEMKQIGARQEAGRIGGIGPCGRELCCSSWMTSFVSVATGAARYQDISMNPQKLAGQCAKLKCCINYEVDSYVEAQKRLPSREVVLETKDSNYYHFKTDIFKREITYSTDRSFAANLVTISADRAFDIIGMNKRGNKPVNLEGETKPEAPKRDAQDILGQESLTRFDNTVKKKKKKRPNEGGDREQGPVKASAEGDSLVKKVTPVTDNQSPVKKAGNPNEGNRPESNKSEGNKPDREQNRDRDNRNPRDNRERPNRPNRENGNRDANPRDNVQREARESNQPEGKDNKENPVRDNAKPRENNASPRDNNAPREGGNPRNKRKNRQRNKGDKSRNNDNAQSGNNPGPTPEA
- the mreD gene encoding rod shape-determining protein MreD, with the protein product MINNILRGTFYFVVFALIQIFVLNNIHFLRIATPFLYLYFILKLPVGTSRSLVVFFSFLMGLVIDLFANTPGMHAAACTLVGFLRAPLINVMMGNELPEGVYPSFKVFGYGGFFRFSLFITILHHVALFSIESLTFFDPLFMLLRIVASAALTVLVIFIVEAFNIESHRIDG
- the mreC gene encoding rod shape-determining protein MreC; the encoded protein is MRKLLDFLIRKRHWFLFLLLEIVSLVLVYRSNAYQRNILFSSGNVITGKIASVTGAVNTYLSLRDINKDLMERNGLLEMELLRVQDQMDGLLADTVAFRGFTPDSTEVFDFDFISAEVVSNSISSQFNYITVNKGKADGIAPDMGVVSSKGVVGIVSVVSDHYAVILPVLNPKFRLSCKVLRSNNFGSLTWNGRDPRMADLEELPRHVVFQKGDTVVTSGYSAIFPSGIRVGTIAAHKKQRDDNFYTLEVLLATDFTSLQHVRIINNKRQKEQIEVEQEAKRND
- the rodA gene encoding rod shape-determining protein RodA, with amino-acid sequence MPYRKIDTWRSVDWFTIALYVIMIIMGWISICGASYEFDNTGLFSLDGRAGSQLMWAGMAVGLIFVILMLESDFYDIFAYIFYIGMILLLIATIFLAPDIKGSRSWLVLGPIRLQPAEFAKFATALAVAKLMSSYGFTLSNVRNFALTLGLILLPMLLIMMQKETGSALVYLAFFLVLYREGMSGYILLTGVCAVVFFVTSMKFSDVLWGITPLGQFLVFLMVLLITPFLVQVLRRDGLVVKVILITVGTAFLIGYLVNFFVPVNFLWIAWGLMAALVIYLVYLSLRGWVRQYAMIALFAVGSVGFLYSVDYVFDEIMEPHQQIRIKVSLGLEDDPSGAGYNVNQSKIAIGSGGFSGKGFLNGTQTKLKYVPEQDTDFIFCTVGEEQGFVGAALVVILFGVFILRLITLAERQHGTFQRIYGYSVASIFFFHVAINIGMVTGLTPVIGIPLPFFSYGGSSLWGFTILLFIFLRMDAARNERL
- the mrdA gene encoding penicillin-binding protein 2; this encodes MANRVYNEENRQYVIGGAVVLLVVIFIARLFYLQVLDNDYKAWADSNAFLKKTLYPSRGMLYDRNGKLLVYNQPAYDVMLIMREIQPFDTTDLCDILGITKAQFIKRMGDIKNRKLNPGYSSYVPQVFMNQLSAQEYGVLQEKLYKFPGFYIQNRTIRQYQYPYAAHVLGNIGEVNQRDIQKDPYYVQGDYSGRTGVEKFYEEILRGEKGVEILLRDAHGRIKGRYEEGKHDVVPQSGKNLTLAIDMDLQAYGEKLMQNKLGGIVVIEPETGEILAMVSAPTFDPSMLVGRMRGKNHQLLEKDPNKPLFDRPIMAYYPPGSTFKPVQGLVFLQEGIISPQTMYTCYHGYPLRGGKPACHGHASPLNLVSALATSCNAYFCWGLHDMLDSRKRYPSIQEAFEVWKNHVVSMGYGYKLGIDLPGEKRGYIPNSQVYDKIYRKRWNSSTIISTAIGQGEITSTPLQIANLAATIANRGYFFTPHVVKKIEDMPLDTLYTKKRKTSIDSHYYDYIVEGMAQAVSGGTCRGTYMPDIEVCGKTGTAENPHGKDHSIFMGFAPKDNPRIAVAVFIENAGFGATYAVPIAKLMFEKYLRGEIPEASKATEEFIVNSVIMPGNAL
- a CDS encoding gliding motility lipoprotein GldH, translated to MRKAETTPDQRPKRNYLLICLLATLFFSCTQPALYDQYQPIENAVWEKNKEYYFSFQVSDISVPYDVTLEIRNNNLYPFQDLWVFYSEEQPIGPLKRDTLQCMLADNRGKWHGKGISLFQSSFPLRKRYTFSHTGQYTFSIRQGMRNDSLPGIQEIGMRVIQSQ
- the purH gene encoding bifunctional phosphoribosylaminoimidazolecarboxamide formyltransferase/IMP cyclohydrolase, coding for MSATKKIKRALVSVYHKEGLDEILTKLHREGVSFVSTGGTQTFIESLGIPCDAVEDLTGYPSILGGRVKTLHPKVFGGILTRRDNPTDNEQIAQYEIPEIDLVIVDLYPFEDTVASGAEDQAIIEKIDIGGISLIRAAAKNYKDVVIVASKAQYKPLLQLLDEQGALTSLEDRRWFAKEAFMVSSGYDSAIFSYFDGGEGSAFRCAVNDAKVLRYGENPHQKGLFYGNFEAMFEQLQGKEISYNNLLDIDAAVTLINEFNELTFAILKHNNACGIASRSTVLEAWKDALAGDPVSAFGGILITNGVINKEAAEEINKIFFEVIIAPDYDTDALEVLMQKKNRIILIRKNTKTADVQFRSLLNGVLVQDKDLSIQTAADLEAMTDKQPTSAEVDDLLFANKLVKNSKSNAITLVKNKQLCASGIGQTSRVDALKQAIEKAASFNFDLKGAVMASDAFFPFPDCVEIADQAGITAVIQPGGSINDKLSVAYCNEHGLAMVKTGVRHFKH